The following DNA comes from Spirulina major PCC 6313.
GGGGCGGGCGATCGCGCCGCCCCCGCAGCAGGGCCAGGGTCTGAATCGAAGGGGCGGTGGTGATGGTATGGCGGGCGATCAACGGCTGTCCGGTTTGATCCACCAGGGCGGCGAAGGGCACTAAAAACAGGGTGTCTTGGGGGATAATCGCCACGACGTGATTCGGGTCGGTGGGGAGTTCGGCGGCGATGGGGGCGATCAGGGTTTGGTAGAGGGTGGTGAGGGCGGTGGGGATGCGATCGCCCCGTTGCCCCAACACTTGATTGCGCGTCCGCACCACCGTATCGCTGACCGTATCATCGGGGTTCGCATCGAGGGGGGTCAGGGTTTGGGCGTGAAATGCGATCGCTCCCGTCGGCTGCACCGTCCAGATATAGAGGGTTTGCTGATCAATGAATGAATATTCCACCAGGGTGGCCTGGGTGGTGCGAGCGATGGCGCGAATCCCGGCTAAGTCCGGCGCAGTTTCCAGCGAGGGGCGATCGCTCCGGTCTCCCAACAATTCCAAAAACGCACGAGCGCGGCCCTGTTCTGCCACCACCAAGGCCGCCTCTGGGTCTTGATGAGCGATGTAGGCCCGTTGCAAGGCTTGGTAGGCGGTGCGGGTTTGGTCAAACAGGGCCACTTGGCTCCCATCGCTGAGGCCCGGTTGCAAGGCTTCGAGGGTTTGGATCGATCGGTGTAACAGGGCGATCGCCTCATCTCGCTGACCCTGGTTGAGGCGCAATTGACCCAAATGCCGCTCGGCAAAGGCCAGGGCGATCGCATTGCCCGTCTTCGGCCCCTTCACCACGGCCTGATACCGATGTTCCGCCGCCGTGAGATCCCCCTGTTGCTCGTAGTGATGGCCCAAATTACTCAAGGCCACCGCGATCCCCGCTGCGTCCCCCGTGGCTTGATACTGTTCGAGGGCTTCGGTTTGCAGGGCGATCGCTGCCTTGTAGTTCCCCTGTTCGGCATAAATCTGCGCCAAGCTGCTACGGGTCAAGGCCCGCGCCGCCTCATTCCCCAACGCCGTAAAAATCCTCTCCGCCTCCCGAAACAGATTCAGCGCCGTGGTGAGATCCCCCTCCCGCTGATACATCCGCCCCAAATTAAGCACCGTCAACGCCTGCCCCGCCTGCTGTTGATCCGTGGGGATTGTGCGCCCCAAGGGGGCCCGCACCGCTAATTCTTGATGGATAATCACCGGACTGAGAAGGGATTGCCCCAAGGTATCCCGCAACAGTTCCAATTCCAGGGGCGGCGGCGTGTCGTCGGTTTTCGATAACCAGGTTTGATGCAGTTGGTACGCCTGTTGTGCGGTTTCGAGGGCATCGGAGGCCTGGCCCAAGCTAAAAAAGAGGGTGCTTAAATTGTTTAAAATTGCCGCTTCTTCGCCCAAATAGCGCACCCCCGCCTCGGCTAACTCATGAATAATCCCTAAGGCATCCTGATAGGCCCGCAGGGCGGCGGCGGGTTGGTTGGCGTTGGCATAGACGACACCGATGTTATTGAGGGTATAGGCGGAGCCGATTTTGTCGGTTTTGGCGATTTGGAGGGCGAGAACGGTTTGATAGTCCTGGAGGGCGGGGGGATATTGTCCGGCTTGAAAATGCAGGGCCGCGATCGCCGTCCGGGTGTAGATCTCGCTGGTCTGTAAGGCGCTGATATCTTGGCCCGGTTCGGATTGGGATTGTTGAAACCGATCGAGGGCGGTTTGATAGGCCTGAAGGGCGCGATCGCGCTCCCGCAAATCGCCATAGGCTTCGCCTAAATATTGGTAGGTATAGCCTTGATACAGGACATTTTGATCGCGTTCAAACAGGTCTAACGCCGTTTTGAATTGTTCTAGGGCTTGCTTCGGTTCGCGGCGGGCCAGATGCACTTCACCAATGCCATTAAAACTATTCCCCATCCCCCCATAGGCATCATGGGCGCGAAAGAGGGCGATCGCCTCGCGATAGGTGGCGATCGCCCCGTCCCCATCCCCATTGCGGTATTGATCGTAGGCCTGCTGATTCAGATAAACCGCTGTGGTAATCTCCGCCTGCGCCGCCTCGGACAATTCCTGCGCATGACCAGAGGGTAAGGCAAGCACCATCCCCACCGTCAGCATTACCAGACAACAAAACCCTAAAACGCGCTTCATCGTGCCAGCCTACCCAACGCAAAATAACGTTCATTTTAACCGCGCCCGCTGCAATACTCTCTGGTAGGGGGAGCCGTATCCATCACTCCAGAAATCGTTTTAAGCGGGCGAGGGTGGGGCGATCCGCTCAAACACCGTCAGACTCTCCACCTCGCACACACAGCGAAATTCGGGATCAGGACAGATCACCGCTTCCATATAGTGCTGGC
Coding sequences within:
- a CDS encoding CHAT domain-containing tetratricopeptide repeat protein encodes the protein MKRVLGFCCLVMLTVGMVLALPSGHAQELSEAAQAEITTAVYLNQQAYDQYRNGDGDGAIATYREAIALFRAHDAYGGMGNSFNGIGEVHLARREPKQALEQFKTALDLFERDQNVLYQGYTYQYLGEAYGDLRERDRALQAYQTALDRFQQSQSEPGQDISALQTSEIYTRTAIAALHFQAGQYPPALQDYQTVLALQIAKTDKIGSAYTLNNIGVVYANANQPAAALRAYQDALGIIHELAEAGVRYLGEEAAILNNLSTLFFSLGQASDALETAQQAYQLHQTWLSKTDDTPPPLELELLRDTLGQSLLSPVIIHQELAVRAPLGRTIPTDQQQAGQALTVLNLGRMYQREGDLTTALNLFREAERIFTALGNEAARALTRSSLAQIYAEQGNYKAAIALQTEALEQYQATGDAAGIAVALSNLGHHYEQQGDLTAAEHRYQAVVKGPKTGNAIALAFAERHLGQLRLNQGQRDEAIALLHRSIQTLEALQPGLSDGSQVALFDQTRTAYQALQRAYIAHQDPEAALVVAEQGRARAFLELLGDRSDRPSLETAPDLAGIRAIARTTQATLVEYSFIDQQTLYIWTVQPTGAIAFHAQTLTPLDANPDDTVSDTVVRTRNQVLGQRGDRIPTALTTLYQTLIAPIAAELPTDPNHVVAIIPQDTLFLVPFAALVDQTGQPLIARHTITTAPSIQTLALLRGRRDRPPHHPLIVGNPTMPSLSAGLNQPPQSLAALPGTEAEAKTIAALLNTAPLLGNAATETTVLQRLQQADMIHLATHGLLDEIPLWSSLPGAIALAPDDHHDGLLTSLDILQQQINADLVVLSACNTGRGQLTGDGVVGLARSFLGAGAQRVIVSLWAVPDQPTALLMTEFYRQWEGQADPAIALRHAMLTTRATYPAAKDWAGFTVVGAG